A genomic stretch from Styela clava chromosome 5, kaStyClav1.hap1.2, whole genome shotgun sequence includes:
- the LOC144422758 gene encoding uncharacterized protein LOC144422758 has protein sequence MTAITVTKCLASLFSLVGLPEYVHSDRGTSFLANELREFLARKGIATSNTTPYHPKGNSQCERANQTIWKTIKLMLLSRNLPESAWEEVLPDALHATRSLLCTSTGTTPHNCMFNFERRSMIGNSVPDWLLNGGKVLLRKFVRAKSDPICEEVELLEANTKYSLIRYPDGRESTVSTSDLARFPETVQSHYKQLEFEKTKSISESTPKDVPFSFENLDSKNDDTIPSDDLVEVADKTSTPIKKEEMPIRRSSRFKRAPDRYGDWAS, from the coding sequence ATGACTGCAATCACTGTCACTAAATGTCTCGCATCATTATTTTCATTGGTTGGTCTACCGGAGTATGTTCACAGCGACAGAGGAACTTCATTTTTGGCTAATGAACTGAGAGAGTTTCTTGCAAGAAAGGGTATAGCGACTAGCAATACAACTCCTTATCACCCGAAAGGGAATTCCCAGTGCGAAAGGGCAAACCAGACCATATGGAAAACTATCAAACTAATGCTGTTATCAAGAAATTTGCCCGAGAGTGCTTGGGAGGAAGTTCTGCCAGACGCTCTACATGCGACAAGATCACTTCTTTGCACCTCCACTGGTACTACGCCACATAATTGCATGTTCAATTTTGAAAGACGATCTATGATTGGAAACTCCGTACCAGACTGGCTATTGAATGGCGGTAAAGTACTCCTTCGCAAGTTTGTACGAGCGAAAAGCGACCCGATTTGTGAAGAAGTTGAGCTTCTGGAAGCTAACACCAAATACTCGTTAATTCGTTATCCCGATGGTCGAGAATCTACGGTTTCAACGAGTGATCTGGCGCGATTCCCTGAAACTGTACAATCTCACTACAAGCAATTGGAATTTGAAAAGACTAAATCCATATCGGAGTCAACTCCTAAGGATGTGCCATTCAGTTTTGAGAATCTCGATTCGAAGAACGATGACACAATCCCTTCTGATGACTTAGTTGAAGTAGCAGATAAAACTTCTACTCCAATTAAGAAGGAAGAGATGCCTATTCGTCGGTCGAGCCGTTTCAAAAGGGCGCCTGATCGTTATGGAGACTGGGCCTCGTAA
- the LOC120343951 gene encoding nuclear receptor subfamily 6 group A member 1-like isoform X3, translating to MDLAVYGQAFTMAQENNEVYTGWPPIQSSTGEMISSTSLLHHSPGTRVMQDGMLEDGKEAKSCLICGDRATGLHYGIISCEGCKGFFKRSICNKRVYRCTRNKNCVMSRKQRNRCQFCRLLKCLQMGMNRKAIREDGMPGGRNKSIGPVQISDEEIERIMSGKEFEEDGLRENHMGLDGNMNNLSPGSSMNPFISFYNTSNNLSPSISSLPSQTNNFQNSITATSILSSQFPTSEHESYQFGNQASQYNPYLAGHNQRLHSPESASEMSSGALVEQLLKAEDDSDLVSLSQCKLLITSQINKDDLFSCLCTIADEMLYRQIVWVKKLPFFDSISIKDHTTLLSTTWAEIILLAALCIHEHQLFGILTEITSKYLPDTEELSRFTDVEMEILERMTYLYHKFSQLKVDKEEYVIMKVINFLNQDIKGLQEVDQIEEINKRYWYACQRFTELRAMERNIDGISGGGAGRFRDLMLCLPEIRYVAGKMLNTDIAKLPLLFKAILHTCKLQRIQSTRQNGAEPQHNDDNDENANSNGNGSSAYGSSEDASRENTSSPPQGFISNGQS from the exons AAGATGGCAAAGAAGCCAAAAGTTGCCTTATTTGCGGTGATCGTGCAACTGGTCTCCACTACGGAATCATATCATGTGAGGGCTGCAAAGGTTTCTTCAAACGTAGTATATGCAACAAAAGAGTGTATCGCTGCACCAGAAATAAAAATTGTGTTATGTCAAGAAAACAAAGAAATAGATGTCAATTTTGTAGGCTCCTGAAATGTCTACAAATGGGAATGAATAGaaaag CAATTCGGGAAGATGGAATGCCAGGTGGTCGAAATAAAAGCATTGGTCCAGTACAG ATATCAGATGAAGAAATTGAACGAATTATGTCGGGAAAAGAATTTGAAGAAGATGGTCTAAGAGAGAATCACATGGGACTCGATGGAAATATGAATAACCTCTCGCCTGGATCTTCCATGAATCCATTTATTTCGTTCTACAATACCTCAAATAATTTATCTCCTTCTATCTCATCTCTTCCATCCCAAACAAACAACTTCCAAAATTCAATCACAGCTACCTCAATACTAAGCTCACAGTTCCCAACAAG tgaaCATGAATCCTATCAATTTGGCAACCAGGCATCTCAGTACAATCCTTATTTGGCCGGGCATAATCAGAGGCT ACATTCACCAGAATCAGCTTCTGAAATGAGCAGCGGTGCACTGGTCGAACAATTATTGAAGGCAGAAGATGATTCTGATCTCGTGTCTTTATCTCAATGCAAATTACTGATAACATCACAGATAAACAAG gaTGATCTGTTCAGTTGCCTGTGCACAATCGCCGATGAGATGCTCTACAGACAAATTGTGTGGGTAAAGAAATTACCATTTTTCGACTCAATTTCCATCAAGG ATCACACCACTTTGCTGAGCACTACATGGGCTGAGATTATTCTGTTGGCAGCTCTATGTATTCACGAACATCAATTATTTGGTATTCTCACTGAAATTACAAGCAAATATCTTCCAGATACTGAAGAATTATCTAG GTTTACTGATGTAGAAATGGAGATACTAGAAAGGATGACTTATCTTTATCATAAATTTTCACAATTGAAAGTAGATAAAGAAGAATATGTGATAATGAAAGTGATCAACTTTTTGAATCAAG ATATAAAAGGCCTCCAAGAAGTTGACCAAATTgaagaaataaacaaaagatATTGGTATGCTTGCCAGAGGTTTACAGAATTACGTGCAATGGAGCGAAACATTGACGGAATTTCTGGTGGTGGTGCAGGCAGATTTAGAGATCTCATGCTATGCTTGCCAGAAATTCGATACGTAGCAGGCAAGATGCTGAACACGGATATTGCAAAATTGCCTCTGCTGTTCAAG GCTATCCTCCATACCTGTAAGCTCCAGAGGATTCAATCTACTCGTCAAAACGGAGCTGAACCGCAACATAATGATGACAACGATGAGAATGCAAACAGCAATGGTAACGGCTCGTCCGCTTACGGCAGCAGTGAAGATGCTTCACGAGAAAATACCTCCTCACCACCTCAGGGTTTTATCAGCAATGGCCAATCTTGA
- the LOC120343951 gene encoding nuclear receptor subfamily 6 group A member 1-like isoform X1: protein MSLDLSLRRFENVSGMSLMDHARAIGMGGMMSSLSPPSSQFSMSPLFQSSPVAHMRDDFSPGASLMPPNLFPNANLFNLAKSTMQNNFKIEDQMPFVTKEDGKEAKSCLICGDRATGLHYGIISCEGCKGFFKRSICNKRVYRCTRNKNCVMSRKQRNRCQFCRLLKCLQMGMNRKAIREDGMPGGRNKSIGPVQISDEEIERIMSGKEFEEDGLRENHMGLDGNMNNLSPGSSMNPFISFYNTSNNLSPSISSLPSQTNNFQNSITATSILSSQFPTSEHESYQFGNQASQYNPYLAGHNQRLHSPESASEMSSGALVEQLLKAEDDSDLVSLSQCKLLITSQINKDDLFSCLCTIADEMLYRQIVWVKKLPFFDSISIKDHTTLLSTTWAEIILLAALCIHEHQLFGILTEITSKYLPDTEELSRFTDVEMEILERMTYLYHKFSQLKVDKEEYVIMKVINFLNQDIKGLQEVDQIEEINKRYWYACQRFTELRAMERNIDGISGGGAGRFRDLMLCLPEIRYVAGKMLNTDIAKLPLLFKAILHTCKLQRIQSTRQNGAEPQHNDDNDENANSNGNGSSAYGSSEDASRENTSSPPQGFISNGQS from the exons ATGAGTTTGGACTTGTCGTTACGTCGTTTCGAGAACGTCAGTGGCATGTCTTTAATGGACCATGCCAGGGCTATTGGGATGGGTGGAATGATGTCATCACTGTCACCTCCCTCGAGCCAGTTCTCGATGTCTCCACTCTTTCAAAGTTCCCCTGTCGCTCACATGAGAGATGACTTCTCTCCTGGTGCTTCGCTTATGCCTCCAAACCTTTTTCCAAATGCAAATCTATTTAATCTGGCCAAGTCTACTATGCAAAACAACTTTAAGATCGAAGATCAAATGCCTTTTGTTACTAAAG AAGATGGCAAAGAAGCCAAAAGTTGCCTTATTTGCGGTGATCGTGCAACTGGTCTCCACTACGGAATCATATCATGTGAGGGCTGCAAAGGTTTCTTCAAACGTAGTATATGCAACAAAAGAGTGTATCGCTGCACCAGAAATAAAAATTGTGTTATGTCAAGAAAACAAAGAAATAGATGTCAATTTTGTAGGCTCCTGAAATGTCTACAAATGGGAATGAATAGaaaag CAATTCGGGAAGATGGAATGCCAGGTGGTCGAAATAAAAGCATTGGTCCAGTACAG ATATCAGATGAAGAAATTGAACGAATTATGTCGGGAAAAGAATTTGAAGAAGATGGTCTAAGAGAGAATCACATGGGACTCGATGGAAATATGAATAACCTCTCGCCTGGATCTTCCATGAATCCATTTATTTCGTTCTACAATACCTCAAATAATTTATCTCCTTCTATCTCATCTCTTCCATCCCAAACAAACAACTTCCAAAATTCAATCACAGCTACCTCAATACTAAGCTCACAGTTCCCAACAAG tgaaCATGAATCCTATCAATTTGGCAACCAGGCATCTCAGTACAATCCTTATTTGGCCGGGCATAATCAGAGGCT ACATTCACCAGAATCAGCTTCTGAAATGAGCAGCGGTGCACTGGTCGAACAATTATTGAAGGCAGAAGATGATTCTGATCTCGTGTCTTTATCTCAATGCAAATTACTGATAACATCACAGATAAACAAG gaTGATCTGTTCAGTTGCCTGTGCACAATCGCCGATGAGATGCTCTACAGACAAATTGTGTGGGTAAAGAAATTACCATTTTTCGACTCAATTTCCATCAAGG ATCACACCACTTTGCTGAGCACTACATGGGCTGAGATTATTCTGTTGGCAGCTCTATGTATTCACGAACATCAATTATTTGGTATTCTCACTGAAATTACAAGCAAATATCTTCCAGATACTGAAGAATTATCTAG GTTTACTGATGTAGAAATGGAGATACTAGAAAGGATGACTTATCTTTATCATAAATTTTCACAATTGAAAGTAGATAAAGAAGAATATGTGATAATGAAAGTGATCAACTTTTTGAATCAAG ATATAAAAGGCCTCCAAGAAGTTGACCAAATTgaagaaataaacaaaagatATTGGTATGCTTGCCAGAGGTTTACAGAATTACGTGCAATGGAGCGAAACATTGACGGAATTTCTGGTGGTGGTGCAGGCAGATTTAGAGATCTCATGCTATGCTTGCCAGAAATTCGATACGTAGCAGGCAAGATGCTGAACACGGATATTGCAAAATTGCCTCTGCTGTTCAAG GCTATCCTCCATACCTGTAAGCTCCAGAGGATTCAATCTACTCGTCAAAACGGAGCTGAACCGCAACATAATGATGACAACGATGAGAATGCAAACAGCAATGGTAACGGCTCGTCCGCTTACGGCAGCAGTGAAGATGCTTCACGAGAAAATACCTCCTCACCACCTCAGGGTTTTATCAGCAATGGCCAATCTTGA
- the LOC120343951 gene encoding nuclear receptor subfamily 6 group A member 1-like isoform X4 yields the protein MDLAVYGQAFTMAQENNEVYTGWPPIQSSTGEMISSTSLLHHSPGTRVMQDGMLDGKEAKSCLICGDRATGLHYGIISCEGCKGFFKRSICNKRVYRCTRNKNCVMSRKQRNRCQFCRLLKCLQMGMNRKAIREDGMPGGRNKSIGPVQISDEEIERIMSGKEFEEDGLRENHMGLDGNMNNLSPGSSMNPFISFYNTSNNLSPSISSLPSQTNNFQNSITATSILSSQFPTSEHESYQFGNQASQYNPYLAGHNQRLHSPESASEMSSGALVEQLLKAEDDSDLVSLSQCKLLITSQINKDDLFSCLCTIADEMLYRQIVWVKKLPFFDSISIKDHTTLLSTTWAEIILLAALCIHEHQLFGILTEITSKYLPDTEELSRFTDVEMEILERMTYLYHKFSQLKVDKEEYVIMKVINFLNQDIKGLQEVDQIEEINKRYWYACQRFTELRAMERNIDGISGGGAGRFRDLMLCLPEIRYVAGKMLNTDIAKLPLLFKAILHTCKLQRIQSTRQNGAEPQHNDDNDENANSNGNGSSAYGSSEDASRENTSSPPQGFISNGQS from the exons ATGGCAAAGAAGCCAAAAGTTGCCTTATTTGCGGTGATCGTGCAACTGGTCTCCACTACGGAATCATATCATGTGAGGGCTGCAAAGGTTTCTTCAAACGTAGTATATGCAACAAAAGAGTGTATCGCTGCACCAGAAATAAAAATTGTGTTATGTCAAGAAAACAAAGAAATAGATGTCAATTTTGTAGGCTCCTGAAATGTCTACAAATGGGAATGAATAGaaaag CAATTCGGGAAGATGGAATGCCAGGTGGTCGAAATAAAAGCATTGGTCCAGTACAG ATATCAGATGAAGAAATTGAACGAATTATGTCGGGAAAAGAATTTGAAGAAGATGGTCTAAGAGAGAATCACATGGGACTCGATGGAAATATGAATAACCTCTCGCCTGGATCTTCCATGAATCCATTTATTTCGTTCTACAATACCTCAAATAATTTATCTCCTTCTATCTCATCTCTTCCATCCCAAACAAACAACTTCCAAAATTCAATCACAGCTACCTCAATACTAAGCTCACAGTTCCCAACAAG tgaaCATGAATCCTATCAATTTGGCAACCAGGCATCTCAGTACAATCCTTATTTGGCCGGGCATAATCAGAGGCT ACATTCACCAGAATCAGCTTCTGAAATGAGCAGCGGTGCACTGGTCGAACAATTATTGAAGGCAGAAGATGATTCTGATCTCGTGTCTTTATCTCAATGCAAATTACTGATAACATCACAGATAAACAAG gaTGATCTGTTCAGTTGCCTGTGCACAATCGCCGATGAGATGCTCTACAGACAAATTGTGTGGGTAAAGAAATTACCATTTTTCGACTCAATTTCCATCAAGG ATCACACCACTTTGCTGAGCACTACATGGGCTGAGATTATTCTGTTGGCAGCTCTATGTATTCACGAACATCAATTATTTGGTATTCTCACTGAAATTACAAGCAAATATCTTCCAGATACTGAAGAATTATCTAG GTTTACTGATGTAGAAATGGAGATACTAGAAAGGATGACTTATCTTTATCATAAATTTTCACAATTGAAAGTAGATAAAGAAGAATATGTGATAATGAAAGTGATCAACTTTTTGAATCAAG ATATAAAAGGCCTCCAAGAAGTTGACCAAATTgaagaaataaacaaaagatATTGGTATGCTTGCCAGAGGTTTACAGAATTACGTGCAATGGAGCGAAACATTGACGGAATTTCTGGTGGTGGTGCAGGCAGATTTAGAGATCTCATGCTATGCTTGCCAGAAATTCGATACGTAGCAGGCAAGATGCTGAACACGGATATTGCAAAATTGCCTCTGCTGTTCAAG GCTATCCTCCATACCTGTAAGCTCCAGAGGATTCAATCTACTCGTCAAAACGGAGCTGAACCGCAACATAATGATGACAACGATGAGAATGCAAACAGCAATGGTAACGGCTCGTCCGCTTACGGCAGCAGTGAAGATGCTTCACGAGAAAATACCTCCTCACCACCTCAGGGTTTTATCAGCAATGGCCAATCTTGA
- the LOC120343951 gene encoding nuclear receptor subfamily 6 group A member 1-like isoform X2, which translates to MSLDLSLRRFENVSGMSLMDHARAIGMGGMMSSLSPPSSQFSMSPLFQSSPVAHMRDDFSPGASLMPPNLFPNANLFNLAKSTMQNNFKIEDQMPFVTKDGKEAKSCLICGDRATGLHYGIISCEGCKGFFKRSICNKRVYRCTRNKNCVMSRKQRNRCQFCRLLKCLQMGMNRKAIREDGMPGGRNKSIGPVQISDEEIERIMSGKEFEEDGLRENHMGLDGNMNNLSPGSSMNPFISFYNTSNNLSPSISSLPSQTNNFQNSITATSILSSQFPTSEHESYQFGNQASQYNPYLAGHNQRLHSPESASEMSSGALVEQLLKAEDDSDLVSLSQCKLLITSQINKDDLFSCLCTIADEMLYRQIVWVKKLPFFDSISIKDHTTLLSTTWAEIILLAALCIHEHQLFGILTEITSKYLPDTEELSRFTDVEMEILERMTYLYHKFSQLKVDKEEYVIMKVINFLNQDIKGLQEVDQIEEINKRYWYACQRFTELRAMERNIDGISGGGAGRFRDLMLCLPEIRYVAGKMLNTDIAKLPLLFKAILHTCKLQRIQSTRQNGAEPQHNDDNDENANSNGNGSSAYGSSEDASRENTSSPPQGFISNGQS; encoded by the exons ATGAGTTTGGACTTGTCGTTACGTCGTTTCGAGAACGTCAGTGGCATGTCTTTAATGGACCATGCCAGGGCTATTGGGATGGGTGGAATGATGTCATCACTGTCACCTCCCTCGAGCCAGTTCTCGATGTCTCCACTCTTTCAAAGTTCCCCTGTCGCTCACATGAGAGATGACTTCTCTCCTGGTGCTTCGCTTATGCCTCCAAACCTTTTTCCAAATGCAAATCTATTTAATCTGGCCAAGTCTACTATGCAAAACAACTTTAAGATCGAAGATCAAATGCCTTTTGTTACTAAAG ATGGCAAAGAAGCCAAAAGTTGCCTTATTTGCGGTGATCGTGCAACTGGTCTCCACTACGGAATCATATCATGTGAGGGCTGCAAAGGTTTCTTCAAACGTAGTATATGCAACAAAAGAGTGTATCGCTGCACCAGAAATAAAAATTGTGTTATGTCAAGAAAACAAAGAAATAGATGTCAATTTTGTAGGCTCCTGAAATGTCTACAAATGGGAATGAATAGaaaag CAATTCGGGAAGATGGAATGCCAGGTGGTCGAAATAAAAGCATTGGTCCAGTACAG ATATCAGATGAAGAAATTGAACGAATTATGTCGGGAAAAGAATTTGAAGAAGATGGTCTAAGAGAGAATCACATGGGACTCGATGGAAATATGAATAACCTCTCGCCTGGATCTTCCATGAATCCATTTATTTCGTTCTACAATACCTCAAATAATTTATCTCCTTCTATCTCATCTCTTCCATCCCAAACAAACAACTTCCAAAATTCAATCACAGCTACCTCAATACTAAGCTCACAGTTCCCAACAAG tgaaCATGAATCCTATCAATTTGGCAACCAGGCATCTCAGTACAATCCTTATTTGGCCGGGCATAATCAGAGGCT ACATTCACCAGAATCAGCTTCTGAAATGAGCAGCGGTGCACTGGTCGAACAATTATTGAAGGCAGAAGATGATTCTGATCTCGTGTCTTTATCTCAATGCAAATTACTGATAACATCACAGATAAACAAG gaTGATCTGTTCAGTTGCCTGTGCACAATCGCCGATGAGATGCTCTACAGACAAATTGTGTGGGTAAAGAAATTACCATTTTTCGACTCAATTTCCATCAAGG ATCACACCACTTTGCTGAGCACTACATGGGCTGAGATTATTCTGTTGGCAGCTCTATGTATTCACGAACATCAATTATTTGGTATTCTCACTGAAATTACAAGCAAATATCTTCCAGATACTGAAGAATTATCTAG GTTTACTGATGTAGAAATGGAGATACTAGAAAGGATGACTTATCTTTATCATAAATTTTCACAATTGAAAGTAGATAAAGAAGAATATGTGATAATGAAAGTGATCAACTTTTTGAATCAAG ATATAAAAGGCCTCCAAGAAGTTGACCAAATTgaagaaataaacaaaagatATTGGTATGCTTGCCAGAGGTTTACAGAATTACGTGCAATGGAGCGAAACATTGACGGAATTTCTGGTGGTGGTGCAGGCAGATTTAGAGATCTCATGCTATGCTTGCCAGAAATTCGATACGTAGCAGGCAAGATGCTGAACACGGATATTGCAAAATTGCCTCTGCTGTTCAAG GCTATCCTCCATACCTGTAAGCTCCAGAGGATTCAATCTACTCGTCAAAACGGAGCTGAACCGCAACATAATGATGACAACGATGAGAATGCAAACAGCAATGGTAACGGCTCGTCCGCTTACGGCAGCAGTGAAGATGCTTCACGAGAAAATACCTCCTCACCACCTCAGGGTTTTATCAGCAATGGCCAATCTTGA